A window from Kluyveromyces lactis strain NRRL Y-1140 chromosome E complete sequence encodes these proteins:
- the FUI1 gene encoding uridine permease (similar to uniprot|P38196 YBL042C Saccharomyces cerevisiae FUI1 High affinity uridine permease localized to the plasma membrane not involved in uracil transport) translates to MSSALSPQFEVFEDDMQSSGEKSDTVETQAHELIETKPRNLFEKCMHFFEVKQHTNTASNRRAESFIESFVYNDDLRPVEEKRRVWDWKQFFSFIVSGALNCNTLETCVLGLQLGLTWYQTWIMSTLGFTFVGLYVVLACRVGNFYHISFPIASRAAFGVYFSVWIVINRVVMAVVWFGVQTYIGSQTVQLMLKAIFGTDLETRINNTFSSPNLTTFQFLCFMIFWAIQLPALWFSPHSLRHLFVAKTMITPVALVAFLIWTIKKSGGNLELGSLSLEPPSKSLIGWAYVRAVMTSLDNFATLILNAPDFARFSKTKRSSIYSQLIFIPVVYSILGIIGILITSAAFHMYQVNYWNPLDILNRFLDNYNSGNRAGVFLIALSFALAQLGTNVASNSISAGTDMTALLPKFINIRRGSYICAAISIAICPWDLMASSSKFTTALSAYAVFLSSISGVIAADYYVVRKGYINLHHCYTNKLGTWYMYNKYGTNWRAVVAYALGMVPNFPGFIGSVGPSVPEGAMRVYYLNYFVGWGVSFSIYCLLCYYFPIDGTPKGVKFFQRVWYEKWVDVEHFHEERRDFEDNGYNFDDESVTTTAVHVHETADDDMKKFEF, encoded by the coding sequence ATGTCTTCTGCTTTGTCTCCACAATTCgaagtttttgaagatgatatgCAAAGTTCTGGCGAAAAGTCTGATACCGTTGAAACTCAAGCTCATGAGCTGATCGAGACGAAACCAAGaaatttgtttgaaaagtGTATGcatttctttgaagtcaAGCAACACACCAATACTGCTTCTAATCGCCGCGCGGAATCCTTTattgaatcttttgtttataatgatgatttgagacctgttgaagaaaagagaagagtATGGGACtggaaacaatttttcagtttcatcGTTTCTGGTGCATTAAACTGTAACACCTTGGAAACATGTGTTCTCGGCTTGCAACTGGGTTTAACTTGGTACCAGACATGGATTATGTCTACCTTGGGTTTCACTTTCGTTGGTCTTTATGTCGTGCTCGCTTGTCGTGTCGGTAACTTCTACCACATTTCATTTCCAATCGCCTCCAGAGCCGCCTTCGGAGTATACTTCTCGGTGTGGATTGTCATTAACCGTGTTGTGATGGCGGTGGTCTGGTTCGGTGTACAGACTTACATTGGATCTCAAACTGTTCAATTGATGTTGAAAGCAATCTTTGGTACTGATTTGGAGACGAGAATCAACAACACTTTTTCTAGCCCTAATTTAACGACATTCCAATTTCTGTGTTTCATGATTTTCTGGGCTATCCAACTACCTGCACTATGGTTTTCACCACATTCTTTAAGACATTTGTTTGTTGCCAAAACAATGATCACTCCAGTAGCATTGGTCGCATTCTTAATCTGGACTATCAAGAAATCTGGCGGTAACCTTGAACTTGGATCCTTATCCTTAGAACCACCATCAAAGTCATTAATCGGATGGGCTTATGTTAGAGCCGTCATGACTTCATTAGATAACTTTGCTACGTTAATCTTAAACGCACCAGATTTTGCCAGATTTTCCAAGACAAAGAGATCATCTATCTACTCTCAATTAATTTTTATCCCAGTGGTTTATTCGATCTTGGGTATCATAGGTATTCTAATCACCTCAGCTGCCTTTCACATGTATCAAGTCAACTATTGGAATCCATTGgatattttgaatagaTTCTTGGACAATTACAATTCTGGGAATCGTGCCGGTGTATTTTTAATCGCATTATCCTTTGCATTGGCTCAATTAGGTACCAATGTCGCTTCAAACTCCATCAGTGCTGGTACGGATATGACTGCACTACTACCTAAATTCATTAATATCAGACGTGGTTCATACATTTGTGCTGCCATCTCAATTGCTATCTGTCCATGGGACTTAATGGCCAGCTCATCCAAATTCACCACAGCATTGTCCGCTTACGCCGTTTTCTTATCCAGTATCTCCGGTGTCATTGCTGCCGATTACTACGTGGTACGCAAGGGATACATCAACTTACACCATTGTTACACCAATAAGTTGGGCACTTGGTACATGTACAACAAGTACGGAACCAACTGGAGAGCAGTGGTAGCATACGCATTAGGAATGGTACCAAATTTCCCTGGTTTCATCGGCTCTGTTGGACCAAGTGTACCCGAGGGCGCCATGAGAGTCTACTATTTAAATTATTTTGTCGGCTGGGGTGTGTCTTTCTCAATTTACTGCCTATTATGCTACTATTTCCCAATTGATGGTACGCCAAAGGGCGTCaagttcttccaaagagTATGGTACGAAAAATGGGTTGATGTGGAACATTTCCACGAGGAAAGAAGGGATTTCGAAGACAACGGTTACAATTTTGATGACGAATCGGTCACCACAACTGCTGTACATGTACACGAAACAgctgatgatgatatgaaGAAGTTCGAATTTTAG
- the VPS25 gene encoding ESCRT-II subunit protein VPS25 (similar to uniprot|P47142 Saccharomyces cerevisiae YJR102C VPS25 Component of the ESCRT-II complex which is involved in ubiquitin-dependent sorting of proteins into the endosome): protein MTLETPQIYKFPPLYTPQTNKLIRKQQLQTWESIILQTCAQLSKWCINKNGKIYDQSTGELLISIFENPEIQRACSLEFQQEIWAYMLQNETALQLKESEDSNMIAIFWESLDSWSSTILEWCETSGKLNQVITIYEICESDENTNCKFYGMPSSFCLLVLHRLVDRNRATLLKDQGKIVGVKIV, encoded by the coding sequence ATGACATTAGAAACGCCACAGATATACAAGTTTCCACCTCTTTATACTCCTCAAACGAACAAATTAATCAGAAAGCAGCAGTTGCAAACCTGGGAATCCATAATATTACAGACGTGCGCGCAACTCTCAAAATGGTGtataaacaaaaatggCAAGATTTATGACCAAAGTACGGGGGAACTACTAATATCGATATTCGAAAACCCTGAAATACAACGAGCTTGTAGCCTAGAATTTCAGCAAGAAATTTGGGCGTACATGCTACAAAATGAGACTGCATTACAATTAAAAGAATCCGAGGATTCCAACATGATAGCTATATTCTGGGAATCACTAGACTCATGGAGCTCTACCATTCTAGAATGGTGTGAAACTAGTGGGAAACTCAACCAGGTAATTACCATATATGAAATCTGTGAGAGTGACGAAAACACCAATTGCAAATTCTACGGAATGCCTAGTTCATTTTGCCTTTTGGTGCTTCATAGACTAGTTGATCGTAATAGAGCTACGTTACTAAAAGACCAAGGGAAGATTGTTGGTGTCAAAATAgtatga
- the MCM16 gene encoding Mcm16p (similar to uniprot|Q12262 Saccharomyces cerevisiae YPR046W MCM16 Protein involved in kinetochore-microtubule mediated chromosome segregation; binds to centromere DNA) yields the protein MQSEVDDLERRYVSVYKELLLQLDKLFLLQNGSNMDSELKAKSRLRALHQLNVSETASYLNMKDTNNDTKRQVTTLLENKYERDGELRVNIEKHWTLIEKWLSQTHETIKLRQKLVELSAKFPEPAENSPPDPKLTQTLEMLRSIYSVLVIQGGYQDVVFDHD from the coding sequence ATGCAATCAGAGgttgatgatttggaacGGAGATATGTCTCCGTGTATAAAGAGCTTCTATTGCAACTGGACAAGCTATTTCTTTTGCAAAATGGTAGTAACATGGATAGCGAATTGAAAGCTAAATCAAGACTACGTGCTTTACATCAACTTAATGTGTCCGAAACTGCATCGTATCTGAATATGAAAGATACCAACAATGATACCAAGAGGCAAGTCACAACCCTTCTTGAGAATAAATACGAGAGAGATGGAGAACTACGCGTCAACATAGAAAAACACTGGACATTAATTGAAAAGTGGTTGAGTCAGACTCATGAAACAATAAAACTGCGACAAAAATTAGTGGAACTCTCTGCAAAATTCCCAGAACCTGCTGAAAACTCACCGCCAGACCCTAAGCTTACACAGACGCTTGAGATGTTGCGGTCCATATACAGTGTTCTTGTCATTCAAGGCGGATATCAGGACGTGGTCTTTGATCACGATTAA